A window of Pirellula sp. SH-Sr6A contains these coding sequences:
- a CDS encoding protein-tyrosine-phosphatase has product MTSFFPALVEYIQNAIAQWDSIPSDRRSDLAKVAGYIRERLARSEPAKLIFICTHNSRRSHLSQVWAQVAADYYGLEGVETFSGGTEATAFNPRAVAALQRCGLKILADDPTVANPHYRLYTSDSSNPQICFSKVYSDPPNPQKGYCAVMTCSQADDACPMVMGCDLRMPIRYEDPKVADDTEFEALRYDERSAQICREMLYMMSVV; this is encoded by the coding sequence ATGACTTCATTTTTCCCAGCCCTGGTTGAGTACATTCAAAATGCGATCGCTCAGTGGGACTCCATTCCGAGTGACCGTAGATCCGACTTAGCGAAAGTAGCAGGGTACATACGCGAACGGCTTGCGAGATCCGAGCCCGCGAAATTGATTTTCATTTGCACTCACAATTCACGGCGCAGTCATCTTTCGCAAGTTTGGGCTCAAGTCGCAGCGGACTATTATGGCCTGGAGGGCGTTGAAACGTTTTCAGGCGGCACGGAAGCGACTGCATTCAATCCTCGCGCTGTCGCCGCCTTGCAGCGTTGCGGGTTGAAGATCTTGGCCGACGACCCCACAGTAGCCAACCCTCATTACCGCCTGTACACCTCCGACTCCTCTAATCCGCAAATTTGCTTCTCGAAGGTCTATAGCGACCCACCGAATCCGCAAAAGGGTTATTGCGCCGTGATGACCTGTTCGCAGGCGGATGACGCTTGCCCGATGGTGATGGGGTGTGACCTACGCATGCCCATTCGCTACGAAGATCCCAAGGTCGCCGACGATACCGAATTCGAAGCACTGCGATACGACGAACGTTCGGCCCAAATATGTCGTGAAATGCTCTACATGATGTCCGTCGTTTAG